The proteins below are encoded in one region of Streptomyces roseirectus:
- a CDS encoding endonuclease/exonuclease/phosphatase family protein: MPSKSSARLAALTVAAVCSAASTVVLVSPAHADTVRIHDIQGTTRISPYAGKQVTDVAGIVTGIRTYGQSKGFWIQDPNPDADPATSEGVFVFTSSVPKGVAVGDAVTVTGTVSEFVPGGTASGNQAITEITKPVTTVVSSGNPVPAPVVISARSVPAAYAPAPNGSINALTLEPKKYALDHYESLEGMNVQVADARVVGATDPFTELWVTVKPWENANRRGGTVYGSYGSQNTGRIQIQSLGATADFPAANVGDTLTGATTGPLDYNQFGGYTLVASRLGTLKSAGLQRESTRAQSRAELAVATYNVENLDPSDTTFAAHAAAIVHNLKSPDIVSLEEIQDDNGATNDGTTAADVTVTKLIDAIKAAGGPAYDWRSISPADGQDGGEPGGNIRQVFLFNPERVSFTDRAGGDATTAVGVTKVRGKAELTVSPGRIDPANEAWKNSRKPLVGEFTFRGKTVFLIANHFNSKGGDQALTSQYQPPARSSEVQRHQQATLVNAFVKNILDTQKNADVIALGDINDFEFSGTAKLLESDGALWSAIKSLPKNERYSYVYQGNAQVLDQILISPSIRRACAFEYDSVHVNAEFHDQISDHDPQVLRFRP; encoded by the coding sequence TTGCCCAGCAAGTCGTCCGCGCGTCTCGCCGCGCTCACCGTCGCCGCCGTCTGCTCGGCCGCGTCCACCGTCGTCCTCGTCTCGCCCGCGCACGCGGACACCGTGCGCATCCACGACATCCAGGGCACGACCCGCATCTCCCCGTACGCCGGCAAGCAGGTGACGGACGTCGCGGGCATCGTCACGGGCATCCGCACGTACGGCCAGTCCAAGGGCTTCTGGATCCAGGACCCGAACCCGGACGCCGACCCGGCGACCAGCGAGGGCGTCTTCGTCTTCACCAGCTCGGTCCCCAAGGGCGTCGCCGTGGGGGACGCGGTCACGGTCACCGGCACCGTCTCGGAGTTCGTCCCGGGCGGCACGGCCTCCGGTAACCAGGCGATCACCGAGATCACCAAGCCCGTCACCACGGTCGTCTCCAGCGGCAACCCGGTCCCGGCCCCGGTCGTGATCAGCGCGCGCTCGGTCCCGGCGGCGTACGCGCCCGCCCCGAACGGCTCGATCAACGCCCTGACGCTGGAGCCGAAGAAGTACGCCCTGGACCACTACGAGTCCCTTGAGGGCATGAACGTCCAGGTCGCGGACGCCCGCGTGGTCGGCGCCACGGACCCGTTCACCGAGCTGTGGGTGACGGTGAAGCCGTGGGAGAACGCGAACCGGCGCGGCGGCACGGTCTACGGGTCGTACGGGTCGCAGAACACCGGCCGGATCCAGATCCAGTCGCTCGGCGCGACCGCCGACTTCCCGGCGGCGAATGTGGGGGACACCCTTACGGGCGCGACGACCGGCCCGCTCGACTACAACCAGTTCGGCGGCTACACCCTCGTCGCCAGCCGGCTCGGCACCCTGAAGAGCGCCGGCCTCCAGCGCGAGTCGACCCGCGCGCAGTCCCGCGCCGAACTCGCGGTCGCCACGTACAACGTCGAGAACCTCGACCCCTCCGACACCACGTTCGCCGCGCACGCCGCCGCGATCGTGCACAACCTCAAGTCGCCCGACATCGTGTCCCTGGAGGAGATCCAGGACGACAACGGCGCGACGAACGACGGCACGACCGCCGCCGACGTCACCGTCACGAAGCTGATCGACGCGATCAAGGCGGCGGGCGGCCCCGCGTACGACTGGCGTTCGATCTCGCCGGCCGACGGCCAGGACGGCGGCGAGCCCGGCGGCAACATCCGCCAGGTCTTCCTGTTCAACCCGGAGCGCGTCTCCTTCACGGACCGCGCGGGCGGCGACGCCACGACGGCCGTCGGCGTCACCAAGGTGCGCGGCAAGGCCGAACTGACCGTCTCCCCGGGCCGGATCGACCCGGCGAACGAGGCGTGGAAGAACAGCCGCAAGCCGCTCGTCGGCGAGTTCACCTTCCGTGGCAAGACGGTGTTCCTGATCGCCAACCACTTCAACTCCAAGGGCGGCGACCAGGCTCTGACCTCGCAGTACCAGCCCCCGGCCCGCTCCTCCGAGGTCCAGCGCCACCAACAGGCCACGCTGGTCAACGCGTTCGTCAAGAACATCCTCGACACCCAGAAGAACGCGGACGTCATCGCGCTCGGCGACATCAACGACTTCGAGTTCTCCGGCACCGCGAAGCTCCTGGAGTCGGACGGCGCCCTCTGGTCGGCGATCAAGTCCCTGCCGAAGAACGAGCGTTACTCCTACGTCTACCAGGGCAACGCGCAGGTCCTCGACCAGATCCTGATCAGCCCCTCGATCCGCCGCGCCTGCGCCTTCGAGTACGACAGCGTCCACGTCAACGCGGAGTTCCACGACCAGATCAGCGACCACGACCCGCAGGTGCTCCGCTTCCGGCCGTAG